The Rhinoderma darwinii isolate aRhiDar2 chromosome 11, aRhiDar2.hap1, whole genome shotgun sequence genome window below encodes:
- the LOC142663344 gene encoding uncharacterized protein LOC142663344 yields the protein MIKNTLEKCLMLSSDCNIDNDKPAHNSPGHYPISHNITDSHNGRIAHGSGNNYQCSECGKCFTQNGSLNVHKRIHTGEKPFSCSECGKLFMRKSDLVRHYRVHTGEKPFVCSVCGKCFSQKSKLVSHQRTHTGEILFPCPECGRCFTNRAILATHLKFHSGENPFQCSDCGTCFQYKSYLVKHQIIHTKTKPFSCSECGKYLTNKGALIYHLRTHTGEKPFSCSECGRCFTSKGHLVTHKRTHTGEKPFSCAKCGKLFARKADMAIHQIMHSIEEPFSCSN from the coding sequence ATAGACAATGACAAGCCCGCACACAATTCTCCAGGACATTACCCCATTTCTCACAATATAACAGACTCCCATAATGGTAGAATAGCCCATGGAAGTGGTAACAATTATCAGTGCTCTGAATGCGGGAAATGTTTTACCCAAAACGGGTCTCTTAACGTCCATAAAAGAatccacacaggggagaaaccctTCTCTTGTTCAGAATGCGGAAAATTGTTTATGCGTAAATCTGACCTGGTTAGACATTACCGAGTTCACACTGGAGAAAAGCCCTTTGTATGTTCAGTGTGTGGGAAGTGTTTCAGTCAAAAGTCAAAGCTGGTAAGTCATCAACGTACCCACACGGGCGAAATCCTCTTCCCATGTCCCGagtgtggaagatgttttacaaaTCGAGCTATACTTGCAACACATCTGAAATTTCACTCAGGAGAGAACCCATTTCAGTGCTCCGATTGTGGGACGTGTTTTCAGTACAAATCGTATCTTGTTAAACATCAAATAATTCACACGAAGACAAAACCCTTTTCTTGTTCGGAGTGTGGAAAATATTTAACCAACAAGGGCGCCCTCATCTATCACTTGAGGAcacacacaggggagaaaccttTCTCCTGTTCTGAATGTGGGCGATGTTTTACAAGTAAAGGACACCTTGTCACTCATAAGCGGacccacacaggggagaagccattttcatgtgcaAAATGTGGGAAACTTTTTGCCCGTAAGGCAGACATGGCGATACATCAAATCATGCACTCAATCGAGGAGCCGTTTTCATGCTCCAACTGA